The Meriones unguiculatus strain TT.TT164.6M chromosome 1, Bangor_MerUng_6.1, whole genome shotgun sequence genome has a segment encoding these proteins:
- the LOC110543342 gene encoding large ribosomal subunit protein eL29-like produces the protein MANSKNHTTHNQSHKWHRNGIKEPRSQRYKSLKGVDPKFLRNMSFAKKHNKKGLKTMQANNAKEVSVQTEAIKALVKPAAVKPKMPKAPSRKLSRLAFIAHPKLGKRIRSCMAKGRRLCKPKPSVQTKAEATAPAKGKASAPAPAQAPKGAQAPVKAP, from the coding sequence ATGGCCAACTCCaagaaccacaccacacacaaccagtcccacaaatggcacagaaatggcATCAAGGAACCCCGGTCACAAAGATACAAATCTCTTAAAGGGGTGGATCCCAAATTCTTGAGGAACATGAGCTTTGCCAAGAAGCACAACAAGAAAGGCCTGAAGACGATGCAAGCAAACAATGCAAAAGAAGTGAGTGTGCAAACAGAGGCCATCAAGGCCCTTGTGAAGCCTGCAGCTGTTAAACCCAAGATGCCAAAGGCCCCCAGCCGAAAACTCAGCCGCCTGGCTTTCATCGCTCACCCCAAGCTTGGGAAGCGGATTCGAAGCTGCATGGCTAAGGGTCGTAGGCTCTGCAAACCAAAGCCCAGTGTTCAAACCAAGGCAGAGGCCACAGCTCCAGCTAAGGGCAAGGcttcagctccagctccagctcaggctcccaaaggtgCACAGGCCCCTGTGAAGGCCCCGTAG